The genomic segment GTTTGCATTCCATCTCCCCACACTTCAATGTAGTCTTTTCCTGTTAATTTTGCTACTGCTACTTTTCGGCATAATGCGGCAGGTGCTTTTTCTCTTCCACCTCTCCATGTTCCTTCCGGTCCAAAAATGTTGTGATACCTTGCGATCCTAACTTCCATCCCATAATTTCTATGGTAAGCTAAATATAATCGCTCGCTGAACAACTTTTCCCAACCATACTCACTATCTGGCATTGCAGGATATGCAGAATCCTCTGAACACTTTGGATTTTCTGGGTCCATCTGATTGTACTCAGGATATATGCAAGCAGATGAAGAGTAAAAAATCCTTTTTATATTCCTTTTCAAACTTGCATTTAAGATGTTGAGATTTATCTTAGCAGAGTTTGAAAGAATGTCTGCATCGTGCTCTCCTGTAAAAACAAATCCAGCACCACTCATATCAGCTGCTAATTGATAGACTTCGTCGAACTTTGTATCAATAATGGAACGCACAAAATATTCATCCCTCAGATCTCCAATCACAAAGTCATCAGCTTCTGTTTCAGAAAATTCTGGGTATTTTAAATCTACTCCCCTAACCCAATAACCTTCTTTTTTCAACCTTTTTACTAAGTGTGAGCCAATGAACCCACCTGCACCACAAACCAACGCTTTTTTACTCATATTTCAATCTCCTTGAATTTCAATAGTCTTATTAACAATGATCATTAATTTCTTGAGCCCTAATAGTGCTAATGAAAAATAAATTGAGATTGTGTAAAAAAGTATTTTTAGATGATTTTTTTTGAATAATATAAATAATATAGAAAAAAATTCCCTATTTGTAGATAACTCGCAAATCATTGAGGATATAACTCCTTAATTCCAGATCTGTTGATAGTTCCTATAAAAAAAATACCATAACTCCACATCCTAACTAACATATCAAACTTGTTCCTAATGTTCAGAAACAAAATCGGAAGAATCACCATGGAAATACTCAAAAGCAGCGTAAAATAAAAAAGTAAGCCCGAAAGTTTTTTGAATTCATCGGGACCTTCTTCTCTTGCCCTCACGAGCTGGGGAACTCCAATGAAGTCAAATACATCGGCGAAAATCAAAAATAAGCCAAGTAAAGACAGTCCCATAAAAAAGCCATCCGTCTGATAGTTAAATCCCAGCAAAATGGCAATGGCGACGTTTCGAAAATAGCCAAATCCTTTGACAATGACGTTCAGAATGGATGATCGAATGGCTCCTTGTAGAACGGTTTCCGCCTCTTTTACGTTGATAAGGGATTGGAGGAGTTCTATCCAGTTGTAGTCTTTGATGATTTTCAGCAAGAGGTTTCTCCTCTTATAGGTAAATCCAAATTTTCTTTCTACTTATCTTGTCAAGTCTTCTGTCATTAAATCGTGAAATTTTTTGTTGTGTGAGTGATGATTTTTTTCCTTGACTTGTGGTTTTTTTGGGGTGTTGTTTCTCTATGTCAAGGCTACTTACAGAAGAACAAAAAAGACGGCTACAAAAGGTGGTGGAAGATGCAGAAAAGAAAACTTCTGGTGAGATTGTTGTGTATGTGGTGAAG from the Leptospiraceae bacterium genome contains:
- a CDS encoding NAD-dependent epimerase/dehydratase family protein; the encoded protein is MSKKALVCGAGGFIGSHLVKRLKKEGYWVRGVDLKYPEFSETEADDFVIGDLRDEYFVRSIIDTKFDEVYQLAADMSGAGFVFTGEHDADILSNSAKINLNILNASLKRNIKRIFYSSSACIYPEYNQMDPENPKCSEDSAYPAMPDSEYGWEKLFSERLYLAYHRNYGMEVRIARYHNIFGPEGTWRGGREKAPAALCRKVAVAKLTGKDYIEVWGDGMQT